The window AAGCACAATTGCATCGTTACGTCCTCCTGAAGACACTCCTTTAACTGTTTCCTGGATGCATGGAGGAAATGCATCGGGATTTAATTTTCCTCCTTTGACGCTGCCGTAGATTCCGCCGCTTCCTGCATAATACTGGTTGTATTTGCTTATTTCATCTGGAATGAATTTCTTTAATTCTTCACTGATTTTTAAAATAGCCGGATGTATTTCAACTCTTGCAGACATTTCCTTAATTCTTTTGATGTATTCTTCGGTTTTCTGCATGATTAACCTTGAGAGAATCTGCTCTTTAACTTTATCTCCAATTAGAATATTGTACATTCTCTCGGGGTTTCTGTCATGAAATTCTCCTGAAAACCTTTCTATAAAATCATCCTGCTGAAGTATTATATCTCCATCATCTATTAACAAATCGGTTAATTTAAGCTTTTTTGAAGCTATTATCTCTTTAAGTGATTTCCAGCTTATGGCGCCGTCAATTTTAACTTCATTTAAGACTTCATCTATAATCTCGGCTCTTGTCATTGGAGGTATTTTGGAGAGACGCTCAATAATGAGTGTTCCCTGTGATTCAACAAATAACCTTGTTTCAGGCGATCCGACATTAAATTGAATGGCTATTGCCTGGCATAGGATGTGGAATGTAACTACATCCTGAGTGTATAAATCGCTGTTTGTTAGAAATTCGAATTCGGATTGTGTGAAGTTTCTGTTGTTTTTCTTCTCAATTGCCCATTGGACACGTTTAAATGCCAGGTCATAGTATGATTTCGGGATAAAAGATTCATCTGAAATCTTCTGATTTGGAGTATGGGTACAGATATCTATTAAAGTTTCATCTTCACTGAATATCTGATTTAAATCACCGTAACTGCGAATGATGGTCCGTCCTTCGTTGGATAATGGGTTAATATAAGAAACTTCAGTCATGTTTCTTAGTTTTTTATTTTATATTTTAAATAGCTAACTCATTTTTAAAACCAATAATTACTTTGTTTTGCATTTTAAATGGGATTCGGTTTTGTGAGTTTTAAAATACCTTTGGCAATGAATATCATATCCGGATACCTCCTTCATTGATAAGTTTATGCCTCTGCTGGCAGCTTAAAGTTTCAATAATCTGTTTTTTTCATTTGATGAAGTCAGGGTAATCCAATCGGATTATCATTAAAATCAAAATCATGAATTTTCACTAAAAAATTAATATAAAAAGCTAATTTTATTATAGATGAATTACATATTATCAAATGTTTAATTTAAATAAGGGGATTAGATAAATGTCAAAAATTTTTATTTCATGTGCACTTCCTTATGCAAACGGCCCATGTCATTTAGGCCATATCCGTTCTACTTATTTGCCGGCGGATATTTATGCAAGATACAATCGTATGATTGGAAATGACGTGCTGATGGTTTGCGCCACCGACGAGCATGGTACGCCGATTGCCGTTAAAGCAGATAAGGAAAATAAAAAACCGATTGAAATTTCAAAAAGATACCATGATATGATTGTTCGTGATGTAGAGTCAATGAACATTTCACTTGATAATTTTACAAGAACCACAGATGAGAAACATTACAGGATAGCTCAAGACTTCTTTAAGGAGCTCTATGAAAATGGACTGATTTACAGACAGGATTTGCAGCAGCTGTACTGTCCTAATTGTAATAAATTCCTTCCTGACAGGTATGTTGAAGGATTATGTCCTGTCTGCGGTGCTGAAGCCCGTGGTGATCACTGTGAGAAATGCGGAAGGGCTCTTGACCCAACAGAACTTGATGAACCTCACTGCATTACCTGCGGCACAGCTCCTGAAATTAAGGATACCTATCAGTATGCATTTAAGCTCTCTGAATTCGAGGATGACTTAAAGCAATACATTGACAATAACGAGTGCCTTCCGGCAAATGTTAAAAACTATGCATCCAACTGGCTAAAAGAAGGATTGAATGACTGGATTTTAACAAGAGATATGGATTGGGGTATTCCTGTACCTCTTGATGAGGCTGAAGGTAAAGTATTGTACGTCTGGATTGAAGCATTCTTGGGTTATATCTCTTCAGCATCACAATGGTCAGACCAGTCTGGCAGGAAATGGGAGGAGTATTGGAATGACTATGTCGTTCACTTCATAGGTAAAGACATCATTTATCACCACTCAATATTCTGGCCTGGTCTGTTAAAGGCATATGGCTGCAAACTGCCTGATATGATTTATGCAGGTGAATTTTTGTCTCTTGAAGGGGAAAAAATGTCAACAAGTAAAAATTGGGTTATCTGGATTGCTGATTTTGTAAAGGATTATAGTCCTGATTTGCTCAGATATTTCCTGACAATCAACGCTCCTTTAAATAAGGATTCAGATTTTTCATGGGATGATTTCCAAAAAAGAAACAATGATGAGCTGGCTGATGTAATCGGAAACTTTTTACACAGAACATTTACATTCACCCGCAAATACTTTGACAATAAAATCCCTGAATATGCAAATCCGTCAGCTGAAGATGAGGAGTTTAGAAAAGCCATAGAAGAGATGCCTGCTAAAGCAGGGGAATGCATCTCCAATTTTGAATTTAGGGAAGGTCTCCTTGAAATATTCAGAGTGGCTAAAAAAGGAAACAAGTATTTCAACGACCAGGAACCGTGGAAGGCTGTAAAAGAGGATATGCAAAAAGCGGCTAACTGCCTATATCTATCCAACCAGTTGGCTAAAGCGCTGGCATACACCTTAAAACCATATTTGCCGACCAAAGCGGATATGATAGCTAAAATATTGAACATTGATGAATTGTCCCAGTGGAAGGACGCATCTGTTTTCCTGCCTGCAGGATATGAAATCAACAAAGCAAAACCTTTATTTAAAAAAATCGAAGACGCAGAAATCGAACTTCAAAAAGAGAAACTGCAAAAAAACTTAACTAAAAAAGAAGATGAAAATATGAGTGATTTAATTAGTATAGATCAATTTGATGAAGTTGTAATTAAAATTGGACAGGTAAAAGAAGCTGAGAAAATAGAAA of the Methanobrevibacter sp. genome contains:
- a CDS encoding DNA primase — protein: MTEVSYINPLSNEGRTIIRSYGDLNQIFSEDETLIDICTHTPNQKISDESFIPKSYYDLAFKRVQWAIEKKNNRNFTQSEFEFLTNSDLYTQDVVTFHILCQAIAIQFNVGSPETRLFVESQGTLIIERLSKIPPMTRAEIIDEVLNEVKIDGAISWKSLKEIIASKKLKLTDLLIDDGDIILQQDDFIERFSGEFHDRNPERMYNILIGDKVKEQILSRLIMQKTEEYIKRIKEMSARVEIHPAILKISEELKKFIPDEISKYNQYYAGSGGIYGSVKGGKLNPDAFPPCIQETVKGVSSGGRNDAIVLLLTSFASYARLYPRIFASDESVKVSDMDPDLKITENEILPLIFDAADKCSPPLFDDQPQEKINIISKLGFGMHERLDINHEGETKWYTPMSCEKIKIHLPNLCHPDKSCKGINNPLSCYGRRKYQLDNAPKDES
- the metG gene encoding methionine--tRNA ligase, with protein sequence MSKIFISCALPYANGPCHLGHIRSTYLPADIYARYNRMIGNDVLMVCATDEHGTPIAVKADKENKKPIEISKRYHDMIVRDVESMNISLDNFTRTTDEKHYRIAQDFFKELYENGLIYRQDLQQLYCPNCNKFLPDRYVEGLCPVCGAEARGDHCEKCGRALDPTELDEPHCITCGTAPEIKDTYQYAFKLSEFEDDLKQYIDNNECLPANVKNYASNWLKEGLNDWILTRDMDWGIPVPLDEAEGKVLYVWIEAFLGYISSASQWSDQSGRKWEEYWNDYVVHFIGKDIIYHHSIFWPGLLKAYGCKLPDMIYAGEFLSLEGEKMSTSKNWVIWIADFVKDYSPDLLRYFLTINAPLNKDSDFSWDDFQKRNNDELADVIGNFLHRTFTFTRKYFDNKIPEYANPSAEDEEFRKAIEEMPAKAGECISNFEFREGLLEIFRVAKKGNKYFNDQEPWKAVKEDMQKAANCLYLSNQLAKALAYTLKPYLPTKADMIAKILNIDELSQWKDASVFLPAGYEINKAKPLFKKIEDAEIELQKEKLQKNLTKKEDENMSDLISIDQFDEVVIKIGQVKEAEKIEKSDKLLKLQVDIGEDKPRQIVAGLAKFYSPEELVGRKVCVVANLQPAKLFGTLSEGMVLATGKSGALLSPDENGKVGERIQ